A stretch of Pseudomonas sp. 7SR1 DNA encodes these proteins:
- a CDS encoding aldolase, with translation MSKTLATPKDQLVQHAVNQMQKTLPDNTWTVRQKLALTCRILFENGHDSGLAGQITARGPQPGTYYTQQLGLGFDEITASNLLLVNEDLEVLEGHGMPNPANRFHTWVYRARPDVNCIIHTHPTHIAALSMLEVPLQISHMDLCPLYDDCAFLEGWPGVPVGNEEGELIAGALGDKRAILLSHHGQLSTGATVEEACNIAQLIERAAKLQLLAMAAGEVKPILPHLGREAHDWIARPKRHAAAFNYYARQTLRQHADCLN, from the coding sequence CCAAGGACCAACTGGTCCAGCATGCTGTTAACCAGATGCAGAAAACACTGCCGGATAATACGTGGACTGTACGACAAAAGCTGGCCCTGACCTGCCGCATCCTGTTCGAGAACGGCCACGACTCGGGCCTGGCGGGGCAGATTACCGCGCGCGGGCCGCAACCTGGCACTTATTACACCCAGCAATTGGGCCTGGGCTTCGATGAAATCACCGCCAGCAACCTGTTGCTGGTCAATGAAGACCTCGAGGTGCTGGAGGGCCATGGCATGCCCAACCCGGCCAACCGCTTTCACACTTGGGTCTACCGCGCCCGGCCGGATGTGAATTGCATCATTCACACCCACCCGACCCACATCGCCGCGTTGTCGATGCTGGAGGTGCCGCTGCAGATTTCCCACATGGACCTCTGCCCGCTGTACGACGACTGCGCCTTCCTGGAGGGCTGGCCGGGGGTGCCGGTGGGCAACGAGGAAGGCGAATTGATCGCCGGTGCCCTGGGTGACAAGCGCGCCATCCTGCTTTCCCACCACGGCCAGTTGTCCACCGGTGCCACCGTGGAAGAAGCCTGCAACATCGCCCAACTGATCGAACGCGCCGCGAAGCTGCAATTGCTGGCCATGGCCGCCGGCGAGGTGAAACCGATCCTGCCTCACCTGGGCCGCGAAGCCCACGACTGGATCGCCCGCCCCAAGCGCCACGCGGCCGCCTTCAACTACTACGCCCGGCAGACCCTGCGTCAACACGCCGATTGCTTGAACTGA